The Rhodopseudomonas palustris genome window below encodes:
- a CDS encoding pyruvate dehydrogenase complex dihydrolipoamide acetyltransferase: protein MPINILMPALSPTMEKGNLAKWLKKEGDKVKSGDVIAEIETDKATMEVEAADEGTLAKIIVPEGTQDVPVNDVIAVLAADGEDVKAAGAGAGKAEAPKPTASSFETPAARAPQDEGSAGGKTETPTKPTTNPAPRPEEGAPAPVSKGEATHNGARVFASPLARRLAKDAGIDIARVTGTGPHGRVIARDVEQAKSGGGLKAPAAAPAAGPAIAPAMSDQQIRALYPEGSYEVVPHDGMRRTIAQRLTQSTQTIPHFYLTIDCNLDRLLAAREDINAAAPKDKDGKPAYKLSVNDFIIKAMAIALQRVPDANVSWTEGGMLKHKHSDIGVAVAMPGGLITPIIRTAETQSLSSISAQMKDFAARARARKLKPEEYQGGTTAVSNLGMFGIKDFTAVINPPHATILAVGTGEQRPIVRDGKIEIATMMSVTLSCDHRAVDGALGAALIGAFKTLIENPVMMMV from the coding sequence ATGCCGATCAACATTCTGATGCCCGCGCTGTCGCCGACCATGGAGAAGGGCAACCTTGCGAAGTGGCTGAAGAAGGAGGGCGACAAGGTCAAAAGCGGCGATGTCATCGCCGAGATCGAGACCGACAAGGCGACGATGGAAGTCGAGGCCGCCGACGAAGGCACGCTGGCCAAGATCATCGTGCCCGAAGGCACCCAGGACGTTCCGGTCAACGACGTGATCGCGGTGCTGGCCGCGGACGGCGAGGACGTGAAAGCGGCTGGGGCAGGAGCCGGCAAGGCCGAGGCGCCGAAGCCAACAGCATCATCCTTCGAGACGCCCGCTGCGCGGGCTCCTCAGGATGAGGGCAGTGCGGGCGGCAAGACAGAGACTCCGACAAAGCCGACAACAAACCCAGCTCCTCGCCCTGAGGAGGGCGCGCCAGCGCCGGTCTCGAAGGGCGAAGCCACGCATAACGGCGCCCGCGTGTTCGCCTCGCCGTTGGCGCGGCGGCTGGCGAAGGATGCCGGCATCGACATCGCCCGCGTCACCGGCACCGGCCCGCACGGCCGCGTCATCGCCCGCGACGTCGAGCAGGCCAAGAGCGGCGGCGGCCTGAAGGCGCCGGCAGCAGCCCCAGCGGCCGGTCCGGCGATCGCGCCGGCGATGTCCGATCAGCAGATCCGCGCGCTGTATCCGGAAGGCTCCTACGAAGTCGTGCCGCACGACGGCATGCGCCGGACCATTGCGCAAAGGTTGACGCAGTCGACCCAGACCATTCCGCATTTCTATCTGACGATCGACTGCAACCTCGATCGGCTGCTCGCCGCGCGCGAGGACATCAACGCCGCCGCGCCGAAGGACAAGGACGGCAAGCCGGCCTACAAGCTGTCGGTCAACGACTTCATCATCAAGGCGATGGCGATCGCCTTGCAGCGCGTCCCCGACGCCAACGTGTCGTGGACCGAAGGCGGGATGCTGAAGCACAAGCATTCCGATATCGGCGTGGCGGTGGCGATGCCGGGCGGGCTGATCACCCCGATCATCCGCACTGCCGAAACTCAGTCGCTGTCGTCGATCTCGGCGCAGATGAAGGACTTTGCCGCGCGCGCCCGCGCCCGCAAGCTGAAGCCCGAAGAGTATCAGGGCGGCACCACCGCGGTGTCCAATCTCGGCATGTTCGGCATCAAGGACTTCACCGCGGTGATCAACCCCCCGCACGCCACCATCCTGGCCGTCGGCACCGGCGAGCAGCGCCCGATCGTCCGGGACGGCAAGATCGAGATCGCCACCATGATGAGCGTGACGCTGTCTTGCGATCACCGTGCCGTCGACGGCGCGCTCGGCGCCGCACTGATCGGCGCCTTCAAGACGCTGATCGAAAATCCCGTGATGATGATGGTGTGA
- the argS gene encoding arginine--tRNA ligase, with protein sequence MAELPMSTHLFARLLSRVHAVCGALIEEGALPAGIDLSRIVVEPPKDASHGDMATNAAMVLAKDAKAKPRDLADKIADKLRAEELIDQVAIAGPGFINLTLKPAVWAEALRAVLDAGTGYGRSTIGGGEKVNVEYVSANPTGPMHVGHCRGAVFGDALANLLDTAGFAVTREYYINDAGAQVDVLARSAFLRYREALGEAIGEIPEGLYPGDYLKPVGEALKAEHGASLKELPEAQWLPTVRAKAIAMMMEAIKGDLAALNITHEVFFSERSLIEGGRNRVAETIEFLRAKGDVYQGRLPPPKGAPVEDYEDREQTLFRATAYGDDVDRPLLKSDGSYTYFASDIAYHKVKFDAGFANMVDVWGADHGGYIKRMQAAIQAVTAGKGALDVKIVQLVRLLRNGEPVKMSKRAGDFVTLREVVDEVGSDAVRFMMLFRKNDAVLDFDLAKVIEQSKDNPVFYVQYGHARGHSIFRNAREVVPDLPEDSKVRAAMLRQAPLERLNDPAELELLKRLALYPRIVEAAAQAHEPHRIAFYLNELASEFHALWTHGRDLPHLRFIINNDAEITRARLAMVQGVVSVLASGLAILGVTAPDEMR encoded by the coding sequence ATGGCCGAGCTCCCGATGTCCACGCATCTTTTCGCCCGTCTCCTGTCGCGCGTGCACGCTGTGTGCGGGGCGCTGATCGAAGAGGGCGCTCTGCCCGCCGGGATCGACCTGTCGCGTATCGTGGTCGAGCCGCCAAAGGACGCCTCCCACGGCGACATGGCGACCAACGCCGCGATGGTGCTGGCCAAGGACGCCAAGGCCAAGCCGCGCGATCTCGCCGACAAGATCGCCGACAAGCTGCGCGCCGAGGAGCTGATCGACCAGGTCGCGATCGCCGGGCCCGGCTTCATCAACCTGACGCTGAAGCCGGCGGTGTGGGCGGAGGCGCTGCGCGCCGTGCTCGACGCTGGCACAGGTTACGGCCGCAGCACCATCGGCGGCGGCGAGAAGGTCAACGTCGAATACGTCTCGGCCAATCCGACCGGGCCGATGCATGTTGGCCACTGCCGCGGCGCGGTGTTCGGCGATGCGCTGGCCAATCTGCTCGACACCGCCGGCTTTGCCGTCACCCGCGAGTACTACATCAACGACGCCGGCGCCCAGGTTGACGTGCTGGCGCGCTCCGCCTTCCTGCGTTACCGCGAAGCGCTCGGCGAGGCGATCGGCGAGATTCCGGAAGGGCTGTATCCGGGCGATTACCTCAAGCCGGTCGGCGAGGCGCTGAAAGCCGAGCACGGCGCGTCGCTCAAGGAACTGCCGGAAGCGCAGTGGCTGCCGACCGTCCGCGCCAAGGCGATCGCGATGATGATGGAAGCGATCAAGGGCGACCTTGCCGCGCTGAACATCACCCACGAGGTGTTCTTCTCGGAGCGTTCGCTGATCGAAGGCGGCCGCAACCGCGTTGCCGAGACCATCGAGTTCCTGCGTGCCAAGGGCGACGTGTATCAGGGCCGGCTGCCGCCGCCGAAGGGCGCGCCGGTGGAAGACTATGAGGACCGCGAACAGACGCTGTTCCGCGCCACCGCCTATGGCGACGACGTCGATCGGCCGCTGCTGAAGTCGGATGGCTCCTACACCTACTTCGCGTCCGACATCGCCTATCACAAGGTCAAGTTCGACGCCGGCTTCGCCAACATGGTCGACGTCTGGGGCGCCGACCACGGCGGCTATATCAAGCGGATGCAGGCCGCGATCCAGGCGGTGACGGCCGGCAAGGGCGCGCTCGACGTTAAGATCGTTCAGCTCGTGCGGCTGCTGCGCAACGGCGAGCCGGTGAAGATGTCCAAGCGGGCCGGCGACTTCGTCACGTTACGTGAAGTGGTGGATGAGGTTGGTTCCGACGCCGTCCGCTTCATGATGCTGTTCCGCAAGAACGATGCGGTGCTCGACTTCGACCTCGCCAAGGTGATCGAGCAGTCGAAAGACAATCCGGTGTTCTACGTCCAGTACGGCCACGCGCGCGGCCATTCGATCTTCCGCAACGCGCGGGAGGTGGTACCGGATCTGCCCGAGGATTCGAAGGTGCGGGCTGCGATGCTGCGGCAGGCGCCGCTGGAGCGCCTGAACGATCCGGCCGAGCTCGAACTATTGAAGCGACTTGCGCTCTATCCGCGGATCGTCGAAGCCGCCGCCCAGGCTCACGAGCCGCACAGAATCGCGTTTTATCTCAATGAGCTCGCGAGCGAATTTCATGCGCTTTGGACGCATGGCCGCGATTTGCCTCATTTACGCTTCATTATCAATAATGATGCAGAGATTACCAGGGCGCGCTTGGCGATGGTCCAAGGCGTCGTCTCGGTTTTGGCCTCGGGGCTCGCCATTCTCGGCGTCACTGCGCCGGACGAGATGCGATAG
- a CDS encoding deoxyguanosinetriphosphate triphosphohydrolase produces MSVGMAAPRAAFGCDPDHSRGRQFHEPPSRIRSAFRRDCDRVIHSNAFRRLKHKTQVFVFHEGDHYRTRLTHSLEVAQIARALARQLGLDEDLTETLALAHDLGHPPFGHAGERALDACLKDAGGFDHNAQTLRVLTALEHRYPEFDGLNLTWETLEGVVKHNGPLTDRAGAPLPRYAEHGVPRGITEFNQRFDLQLWSFASLEAQVAAIADDIAYDAHDIDDGLRAGLFGIDDLVEVPLAARIIAAIDKRYPGLDDGRRGAELVRELISHFIGTVAAEAERRISEAGPGSADDVRRAERALVAFPAETAKAEAEIKAFLWTRMYRAERVMKVMRDAEAIVADLFQRYCDHPSDLPPDWLPANGPVAECEADRLLRIRNFIAGMTDRYALAEHQRLFDSTPDLR; encoded by the coding sequence GTGTCGGTCGGTATGGCAGCTCCCCGTGCAGCCTTTGGCTGCGATCCGGACCACAGCCGCGGCCGGCAATTCCATGAGCCGCCGAGCCGGATCCGCAGCGCGTTTCGCCGCGATTGCGACCGCGTCATCCATTCCAACGCGTTTCGCCGGCTGAAGCACAAGACCCAAGTCTTCGTTTTTCACGAAGGCGATCACTACCGAACCCGGCTGACCCACAGCCTCGAAGTGGCGCAGATCGCCCGCGCGCTGGCCCGCCAGCTCGGGCTCGACGAAGACCTCACCGAAACGCTGGCGCTGGCCCACGACCTCGGCCATCCGCCGTTCGGCCACGCCGGCGAGCGCGCGCTCGACGCTTGCCTGAAGGATGCCGGCGGCTTCGACCATAATGCGCAGACGCTGCGGGTGCTGACGGCACTCGAACACCGCTATCCCGAGTTCGACGGGCTCAACCTGACCTGGGAGACGCTGGAAGGCGTGGTCAAGCACAATGGCCCGCTCACCGACCGCGCCGGCGCGCCGCTGCCGCGTTATGCCGAGCATGGCGTGCCGCGCGGCATCACCGAGTTCAACCAGCGCTTCGATCTGCAGCTGTGGAGCTTCGCCTCGCTCGAGGCCCAGGTGGCGGCGATCGCCGACGACATCGCCTACGACGCCCACGACATCGACGACGGCCTGCGCGCCGGCCTGTTCGGCATCGACGATCTGGTGGAGGTGCCGCTGGCGGCGCGGATTATCGCCGCGATCGATAAGCGCTATCCGGGGCTCGACGACGGCCGGCGCGGCGCCGAGCTGGTGCGCGAGCTGATCTCGCACTTCATCGGCACGGTCGCGGCCGAGGCGGAGCGTCGGATCAGCGAGGCGGGGCCGGGCTCGGCGGATGACGTTCGCCGTGCGGAGCGGGCGCTGGTGGCGTTTCCGGCCGAGACAGCCAAAGCCGAGGCCGAGATCAAGGCGTTCCTATGGACCCGGATGTACCGCGCCGAGCGGGTGATGAAGGTGATGCGTGACGCCGAGGCGATCGTCGCCGACCTGTTTCAGCGCTATTGCGACCATCCGTCGGACCTGCCGCCGGACTGGCTGCCGGCCAACGGCCCGGTGGCCGAGTGCGAAGCCGACCGGCTGCTGCGGATTCGCAATTTCATCGCCGGGATGACTGACCGCTACGCGCTCGCCGAGCATCAGCGGCTTTTTGACTCGACCCCGGATTTGCGTTAG
- a CDS encoding tetratricopeptide repeat protein, translating into MRNFKRSVFAALLIGAGASAVPAAAFEGTPVRPEDTAIPVATSQPATAPALKKALPAAPSTTSLTALQYAAEGGHPIAQWRLGKMYADGNGVDQDDLRAFDYFSKIANAHAEDSPSAPQAAIVANAFVALGRYYLDGIPNSKVKRDPERAREMFSYAASYFGNADAQYDLARLYIDGVGVPRDFRYGARWLGLAAQKGQHQAQAMLGQLLFNGEKLPRQAARGLMWLTLARDAATPEEAWIKDSYNKAFSKASDDDRVMALQMLEHWVQGRRD; encoded by the coding sequence ATGCGGAATTTTAAGCGTAGCGTTTTTGCCGCGTTGCTGATCGGCGCAGGAGCGAGCGCCGTCCCGGCGGCTGCGTTCGAAGGCACCCCGGTTCGTCCGGAGGACACCGCGATCCCGGTCGCCACCAGCCAGCCGGCCACCGCGCCGGCGCTGAAGAAGGCGCTTCCGGCGGCGCCCTCGACCACTTCGCTCACCGCCTTGCAGTATGCCGCCGAAGGCGGTCACCCGATCGCCCAGTGGCGGCTCGGGAAGATGTATGCCGACGGCAACGGCGTCGACCAGGACGACCTGCGCGCGTTCGACTATTTCAGCAAGATCGCCAACGCCCACGCCGAGGACAGTCCGTCGGCGCCGCAGGCCGCGATCGTCGCCAACGCCTTTGTGGCGCTCGGCCGCTACTATCTCGACGGCATCCCGAATTCGAAGGTCAAGCGCGATCCGGAGCGGGCGCGCGAGATGTTCTCCTACGCCGCCTCGTATTTCGGCAATGCCGACGCGCAGTACGATCTGGCCCGGCTGTACATCGACGGCGTCGGGGTGCCGCGCGACTTCCGCTATGGCGCGCGCTGGCTCGGCCTCGCCGCCCAGAAGGGCCAGCATCAGGCCCAGGCCATGCTCGGCCAGCTGCTGTTCAACGGCGAGAAGCTGCCCCGCCAGGCCGCCCGCGGCCTGATGTGGCTAACCCTGGCCCGCGATGCCGCGACGCCGGAAGAGGCCTGGATCAAGGACAGCTACAACAAGGCCTTCTCCAAGGCGTCCGACGACGACCGGGTGATGGCGCTGCAGATGCTCGAGCACTGGGTCCAGGGCCGCCGGGACTGA
- the erpA gene encoding iron-sulfur cluster insertion protein ErpA gives MTESSVTISERAARRIGEILKGEGQGAMLRISVEGGGCSGFQYKFDVDRTKTDDDLVIARDGAVVLVDSASVPFLAGSEVDFVDDLIGASFRVNNPNATASCGCGTSFSI, from the coding sequence ATGACGGAATCAAGCGTCACCATCAGCGAACGCGCGGCGCGCCGGATCGGCGAAATCCTCAAGGGCGAAGGCCAGGGCGCGATGCTGCGGATCAGCGTCGAAGGCGGCGGCTGCTCTGGCTTCCAGTACAAATTCGACGTCGACCGCACCAAGACCGACGACGATCTGGTGATCGCCAGGGATGGCGCGGTGGTGCTGGTCGATTCCGCCTCGGTTCCCTTCCTGGCCGGCTCGGAAGTCGACTTCGTCGACGACCTGATCGGCGCCTCGTTCCGGGTCAACAACCCGAACGCCACCGCCTCCTGCGGCTGCGGCACCAGCTTCTCGATCTGA
- a CDS encoding helix-turn-helix domain-containing protein, which translates to MVEAMQLRGMTKQHALAFAMGVNESTVTRWKNNGPISVDHAVLLCGVLDISLDWFLTGRGRIDGHALPPRAEPADSRLVSCVRRAEMRMSERSKTLLIAFIASLFPEVSDL; encoded by the coding sequence ATGGTCGAAGCCATGCAGCTCAGGGGCATGACCAAGCAACATGCCTTGGCCTTCGCCATGGGCGTCAACGAAAGCACCGTGACCCGCTGGAAGAACAACGGCCCGATCTCGGTCGATCACGCCGTGCTGCTGTGCGGCGTTCTCGACATCTCGCTGGACTGGTTCCTGACCGGCCGCGGCCGGATCGACGGCCACGCCCTCCCGCCACGTGCCGAGCCAGCTGATTCGAGACTCGTCAGCTGCGTCCGGCGAGCCGAGATGCGGATGTCGGAGCGCTCCAAGACGCTCCTGATCGCTTTCATCGCCTCGTTATTCCCCGAGGTCTCGGACCTCTGA
- a CDS encoding neurotransmitter-gated ion-channel ligand-binding protein encodes MKSLLAALLIVLFALCGAPASAASSPPEGLPEGVELPVKVRIGLRVLDITEIREVIGRARLYIEVTQRWTDPRRRFDPLDAGTSRIDRVGAEARQYIAGIWTPGLAIDNQLGEPRAKADAVSVYSDGSVVLVERYEADFRVGVDMAAFPFDRQRLSLSFSLPRYAKQDAMLVTTETDRLFSRIEPKLSVIDWRPLDLTFFYDEAAGWNARAYSRLNATVGIERLSERYLLRLFIPIVSTLAVSLFVLWIPGTAPKDHGSLVFSALLALAAISFTYEASFPGSISLNTPIAKIISLGYFYLVVVVLIDALLWKPRSDPASRYHVLAMGLRSHCRWALPSIMVIVCLALVLRGLPG; translated from the coding sequence ATGAAGTCACTGCTGGCGGCTCTGCTGATCGTTTTATTCGCGCTGTGCGGCGCGCCCGCATCCGCGGCGAGCTCGCCGCCCGAAGGGCTGCCCGAAGGCGTCGAGCTGCCGGTCAAGGTCCGCATCGGCCTGCGCGTACTCGACATCACCGAAATCCGCGAGGTGATCGGCCGCGCGCGGTTGTACATCGAAGTCACCCAGCGCTGGACCGATCCGCGCCGGCGGTTCGATCCGCTCGACGCCGGCACCTCGCGGATCGACCGTGTCGGCGCCGAAGCTCGGCAGTATATCGCCGGGATCTGGACGCCGGGTCTGGCGATCGACAATCAGCTCGGCGAGCCGCGCGCCAAGGCCGATGCCGTCTCGGTCTATTCGGACGGCAGCGTGGTGCTGGTCGAACGCTACGAGGCAGATTTCCGGGTCGGCGTCGACATGGCGGCGTTTCCATTCGACCGCCAGCGGCTGTCGCTGTCGTTCTCGCTGCCGCGCTACGCCAAGCAGGACGCGATGCTGGTGACCACCGAGACCGACCGGCTGTTCTCGCGGATCGAACCGAAACTATCGGTGATCGATTGGCGCCCGCTCGACCTGACGTTCTTCTACGACGAAGCCGCCGGCTGGAACGCGCGGGCGTATTCTCGGCTGAACGCGACCGTCGGAATCGAGCGGCTGTCGGAGCGCTATCTGCTGCGGCTGTTCATCCCGATCGTCTCGACCTTGGCGGTGTCGCTGTTCGTGCTGTGGATCCCCGGTACCGCGCCCAAGGATCACGGCAGCCTGGTGTTCTCCGCCCTGCTGGCGCTGGCGGCGATCAGCTTCACCTACGAGGCGAGCTTTCCAGGCTCGATCTCGCTGAACACGCCGATCGCGAAGATCATCTCGCTCGGCTATTTCTATCTCGTGGTGGTGGTGCTGATCGACGCGCTGCTGTGGAAGCCGCGCAGTGATCCGGCCTCGCGCTATCACGTCCTCGCCATGGGACTGCGTTCACACTGCCGCTGGGCGCTACCGTCGATCATGGTGATCGTCTGCCTCGCGCTGGTGTTGCGGGGACTGCCGGGATAG
- the lpdA gene encoding dihydrolipoyl dehydrogenase produces the protein MSDTSFDVIIIGSGPGGYVAAIRAAQLGFKTAIVEKSYLGGICLNWGCIPTKALLRSAEIYHYMQHAKDYGLSADNISFDPKAIVQRSRGVSKRLNDGVGFLMKKNKISIIWGQATIDAPGKLTVAASKTEAPKGALPPGSYQAKHIIVATGARPRVLPGLEPDKKLVWTYFEAMVPEVMPKSLLVVGSGAIGIEFASFFHTMGAKVTVVEVLPQILPVEDAEIAALARKRFEKQGIKILTGAKVTKLDKKADSVVATIDPGNGKPETAEFDRVISAVGVVGNVENLGLDKLGVKLDRGTIVTDGLGKTNVPGIYAIGDVAGPPMLAHKAEHEGVICVEAIKGLHPHPLDKSLIPGCTYCQPQIASVGLTEAKAKEQGREIRVGRFPFTANGKAIALGEDQGLVKVIFDKRTGQLLGAHMIGAEVTELIQGYVVAMNLETTEEELMHTVFPHPTLSEMMKEAVLDAYGKVLNA, from the coding sequence ATGTCCGACACCTCCTTCGACGTCATCATCATCGGCTCCGGACCCGGCGGCTATGTCGCGGCGATCCGGGCGGCGCAGCTCGGGTTCAAGACCGCGATCGTCGAGAAGTCGTACCTCGGCGGCATCTGCCTGAACTGGGGCTGCATCCCGACCAAGGCGCTGCTGCGCTCGGCGGAGATCTATCACTACATGCAGCACGCCAAGGATTACGGGCTGTCGGCGGACAACATCTCGTTCGATCCGAAGGCGATCGTGCAGCGCTCGCGCGGGGTGTCGAAGCGGCTGAACGACGGCGTCGGCTTCCTGATGAAGAAGAACAAGATCTCAATCATCTGGGGCCAGGCGACCATCGACGCGCCGGGCAAGCTCACGGTCGCTGCCTCTAAGACCGAGGCGCCGAAGGGTGCGCTGCCGCCGGGCAGCTATCAGGCCAAGCACATCATCGTCGCCACCGGGGCGCGGCCGCGGGTGTTGCCGGGGCTCGAGCCGGACAAGAAGCTGGTCTGGACCTATTTCGAGGCGATGGTGCCGGAAGTGATGCCGAAGTCGCTGCTGGTGGTCGGCTCAGGGGCGATCGGCATCGAGTTCGCCTCGTTCTTCCACACCATGGGTGCCAAGGTCACCGTGGTCGAGGTGCTGCCGCAGATCCTCCCGGTCGAGGACGCCGAGATCGCCGCGCTGGCCCGCAAGCGGTTTGAGAAGCAGGGCATCAAGATCCTGACCGGCGCCAAGGTCACCAAGCTCGACAAGAAGGCAGATAGCGTCGTTGCCACCATCGATCCCGGCAACGGCAAGCCGGAGACTGCCGAATTCGACCGTGTGATCTCGGCGGTCGGCGTGGTCGGCAATGTCGAGAATCTCGGCCTCGACAAGCTCGGGGTGAAGCTCGATCGCGGCACCATCGTCACCGACGGGCTCGGCAAAACCAATGTCCCCGGCATCTATGCGATCGGCGACGTCGCTGGGCCTCCGATGCTGGCGCACAAGGCTGAGCATGAGGGGGTGATCTGTGTCGAGGCCATCAAGGGCCTGCATCCGCATCCGCTCGACAAGAGCCTGATCCCGGGCTGCACCTACTGCCAGCCTCAAATCGCCTCCGTGGGCCTCACAGAGGCCAAGGCGAAGGAGCAGGGCCGGGAGATCCGGGTCGGCCGTTTCCCGTTCACCGCCAACGGCAAGGCGATTGCTCTCGGCGAGGACCAGGGCCTGGTCAAGGTGATCTTCGACAAGAGGACTGGGCAGCTCTTGGGCGCGCATATGATCGGCGCCGAAGTCACCGAGCTGATCCAGGGCTACGTGGTGGCGATGAACCTCGAAACCACCGAGGAAGAGCTGATGCACACCGTCTTCCCGCATCCGACGCTGTCGGAAATGATGAAGGAAGCCGTGCTCGACGCCTACGGCAAAGTGCTCAACGCCTGA
- a CDS encoding DUF5076 domain-containing protein — MTGPKQQPLPPDVANREDAIEVLRAFVLDGGLSIAFMRAFEDPEMWGLLLVDIARHAARAYARESEYTEDEALERIVEMFEAELSRPTDTGATTERPQ, encoded by the coding sequence ATGACCGGACCCAAGCAACAGCCGCTGCCGCCCGACGTCGCAAACCGCGAAGACGCGATCGAGGTGCTACGCGCCTTCGTGCTCGACGGCGGTCTGTCGATCGCCTTCATGCGCGCGTTCGAAGATCCGGAGATGTGGGGGCTGCTGCTGGTCGACATCGCCCGCCACGCCGCGCGCGCCTATGCGCGCGAGAGCGAATACACCGAGGACGAGGCGCTGGAGCGCATCGTCGAGATGTTCGAGGCCGAGCTGTCGCGCCCGACGGACACCGGCGCCACCACCGAACGGCCGCAGTAA
- the xth gene encoding exodeoxyribonuclease III, giving the protein MRIATWNVNSVRQRLDHLVSWLQDCQPDVVCLQEIKCVDEAFPREPIEALGYNVVTHGQKTFNGVALLSKYPLEEANPGLAGDDADVHARFLEGVVSLKRGVVRVACLYLPNGNPVGTEKYPYKLSWMARLRDYAQQRLKTEEPLILAGDFNVIPQPEDVHNPAAWTEDALFRPETRESFQTLLGLGLTDALRATTDAPGQYTFWDYQAGAWQKNWGLRIDHLLLSPQAADRLRHVGIDSYVRNWEKPSDHVPVWADLDLEAA; this is encoded by the coding sequence ATGCGGATTGCGACTTGGAACGTCAACTCGGTCCGGCAGCGGCTGGACCATCTGGTCAGCTGGCTGCAGGACTGCCAGCCCGATGTGGTCTGCCTGCAGGAAATCAAATGCGTCGACGAGGCGTTTCCGCGCGAGCCGATCGAGGCGCTCGGCTACAACGTCGTCACCCACGGCCAGAAGACCTTCAACGGCGTGGCACTGCTGTCGAAATATCCGCTGGAAGAAGCCAATCCGGGCCTCGCCGGTGACGATGCCGACGTCCATGCCCGGTTTCTCGAGGGCGTGGTGTCTTTGAAGCGCGGCGTCGTCCGTGTCGCCTGCCTGTATCTGCCGAACGGCAACCCGGTCGGCACCGAGAAGTATCCCTACAAGCTGAGCTGGATGGCACGGCTGCGCGACTACGCCCAGCAGCGGCTGAAGACCGAGGAGCCGCTGATCCTGGCCGGCGATTTCAACGTCATCCCGCAGCCGGAGGACGTCCACAATCCGGCCGCCTGGACCGAGGACGCACTATTCCGCCCGGAGACCCGGGAGAGCTTCCAGACCCTACTCGGCCTCGGCCTCACCGACGCCCTGCGTGCCACCACCGATGCGCCCGGCCAGTACACCTTCTGGGACTACCAGGCCGGCGCCTGGCAGAAGAACTGGGGGCTGCGGATCGACCACCTGCTGCTGTCGCCGCAGGCCGCCGACCGGCTGCGCCACGTCGGCATCGACAGTTATGTGCGCAATTGGGAAAAGCCCTCGGACCACGTCCCGGTCTGGGCGGATCTCGACCTCGAAGCAGCGTAG
- a CDS encoding cache domain-containing protein — protein MSSPPSVPRVPLRVSSVQAGMITALVLALSFGAMLALTFSMQNDVIARDRDHQMAAVSQAITAALDEAGRFALTQAETTARQRAVARALAAGDRAALTELTAAPYAYLKSQGVPVFGFHAADMTYLLRLHLPDKFGDDLTKFRQMVLAANKTRRSQVGLEIGVAGTFVRGIAVINDGDRFVGTVEAGLNLEPILEQVKTLTNADIAVVLSQSLAELPPRGPGDKGEQFGDLIALASTDTPLFTGLLRDGAIRLARTREISPYRIGGETGAILVQPLIDFSGRMIGNIAAVKSFPSHGAALQRTRIELIAAALIGTVLAFVAFSLLARMLRPRDEAQA, from the coding sequence ATGTCGTCGCCTCCCAGCGTTCCCCGTGTGCCTCTGCGCGTCTCCAGCGTCCAAGCCGGCATGATCACAGCGCTGGTGCTGGCGCTGAGCTTCGGCGCCATGCTCGCCCTCACCTTCTCGATGCAAAACGACGTGATCGCGCGGGACCGCGATCACCAGATGGCGGCGGTCAGCCAGGCGATCACCGCCGCGCTCGACGAAGCCGGACGGTTCGCGCTGACCCAGGCGGAGACCACGGCACGGCAGCGCGCCGTCGCGCGTGCGCTTGCCGCCGGCGACCGCGCCGCGCTGACGGAGCTCACGGCCGCCCCTTATGCGTATCTGAAAAGCCAGGGCGTGCCGGTGTTCGGCTTTCACGCCGCCGACATGACTTATCTGTTGCGGCTGCATCTGCCGGATAAGTTCGGCGACGACCTGACGAAGTTTCGGCAGATGGTGCTCGCCGCCAACAAGACGCGGCGCTCGCAGGTCGGCCTGGAGATTGGCGTCGCCGGCACCTTCGTGCGCGGCATCGCGGTGATCAACGACGGCGACCGCTTCGTCGGCACCGTCGAGGCCGGCCTAAATCTCGAGCCGATCCTCGAACAGGTGAAGACGCTGACCAATGCCGATATCGCGGTGGTGCTCAGCCAATCACTGGCCGAGCTGCCACCGCGTGGGCCCGGCGACAAGGGAGAACAATTCGGCGACCTGATCGCGCTCGCTTCGACCGATACACCGCTGTTCACCGGCCTGTTGCGCGACGGCGCGATCCGCCTCGCCCGCACCCGCGAGATCAGCCCGTATCGGATCGGTGGCGAGACCGGCGCGATCCTGGTGCAACCGTTGATCGACTTCTCCGGCCGGATGATCGGCAACATCGCCGCGGTGAAGAGCTTCCCGTCGCACGGCGCCGCGTTGCAGCGGACCCGGATCGAACTGATCGCGGCGGCGCTGATCGGCACCGTGCTCGCCTTTGTCGCCTTCTCGCTGTTGGCCCGGATGCTGAGGCCGCGCGACGAGGCCCAGGCATGA